From the Calliopsis andreniformis isolate RMS-2024a chromosome 4, iyCalAndr_principal, whole genome shotgun sequence genome, one window contains:
- the LOC143178513 gene encoding uncharacterized protein LOC143178513, which yields MRISNELFACWYCSINEFLIIFLARVIRYCANVANFLPSTSISYCAMGAPSDGISKDKSTSRNHLGGIRGVIVGLIHEGCQHDCSSRLCPGTSLTEISQMHA from the exons ATGAGGATCTCAAACGAATTGTTCGCGTGCTGGTATTGTAGCATAAACGAGTTTCTGATTATTTTCCTCGCGAGAGTGATAAG ATATTGTGCCAATGTCGCTAACTTCTTACCCTCGACATCAATTTCGTACTGCGCAATGGGGGCGCCATCAGATGGAATCTCAAAGGACAAGTCAACATCGCGGAACCACCTAGGAGGAATTAGGGGTGTAATTGTGGGCCTAATTCATGAGGGCTGTCAACACGACTGCTCGTCGCGGCTTTGTCCTGGGACATCCTTGACTGAAATTTCACAGATGCATGCCTAA